CACAAACGTGCAGCGCAGCCGTAGCGCAGTCCCAGCCACACGAAAGGAGTCGAGGCGTTTTTGGCTCCTTCCTGGACCGATCGCTGCTCCTCAGGGTTGCTGATTGAAACCAGGTCATGGTGTTTCTGTCTGCAGTAATTCAAGGCTTCCTCccaggttttgttttctctgatcAGAATCAGTTCATCTGCCATAAAATCAGAGAAAACATGAAATCAGTTAAATCTGGACTTAAAGTCTCTGGATGTTTGGTCCAGTTTCACtggaagaacaaaagaaaacatttcagtgATTATTCAGATGAATCAGTCGCTCTACAGAGAAATCTCTGTTCCAACCATCAGCTAAACATCGTCACCTCTGACAGAAGTTCAACATACATGCAGAAATAAGTGGCTGAAGAAACATACTGACCTAAATCCTCTCAGTGactccagcagttcatctattGGACAAACAGCTGAGATAAATCTGTGTAAACTCACCATCATAGCAGAAGAAAGGCTTTCTTTGGTCACATCCAGCAGAGCTCCATCTTCCTGATCTCTCTAACAGAGTCGTAGCACATGTCCTCTTGTTTAGTCCATCATTAAATGAGTCCATGTCCCAGTATCTGAAAGAGAAGTTACTCCCATCTGACCACCTCCAGCTGTCTCTGAACAGGCCGATCCACAAAGCTGTAGAGTTCTGCAGCTTCTTAAACTCTTCACTGTATATCTGATCGAGTCCACTGGCCAGGTCGGTGTGATGCTGTCTGCAGTAGTTCTGAGCCTGAGTCCAGGTCTTCTTATCCGTAATCAAATGAAAGGTTTTGTTGTCTTTCATTGTTTCTGTCGagtcaacagaaaaacacaaaaacattgaaGAATGAGACAAATTAGTTGATAACAAACTGTCTCTTTCAGGAACATATGATATAACACAGATTATATTATTAACTAGattataatattattaaatattgttTCATCATATTACTGTCCACATATTCTCACCGTCATAGCAGATGAACTGATATGTGTGAGTACATGGAGCATCTACCCACTTGTCTCCTGTCATCACACAGTTCTCAGGGTATGCTCCATCATTCGGCTCTGTATTTCCCCAACAGGTCTTATTTTCAGTGTATTCCTCCCCCGGCAGAGACCAGTGCCACCTCCTGTTGGCTCCTCCTGTGATGTTGTACAGTCCAATCCAGGCTTCTGTTTGACTCTGTGCAGAGTCTTGAAGTCTTCTCATGTCTGTCAGGTCAAACACTTTGGCCAGGTCTGTGTAGTTCTCTCTGCAGTATGCCCGTGCTGCATCCCAGCTCATCTGTTCTTTAATAAAGTGGTACTCATACAGCTGACATGTGATGAAGACACACTGAcctaaaacagaagaaatactGTTGAATATCTGCTGATACAAGCAGGAAACTCATGTTCCCATCAAACTGTCCAGTTTACGGGTGAATCCTTGATTTTCTCAGTAAGAGTTCATTTGTTTAATGAGTCCTGATCAAACTAAAGGATTTTAGGTGGAAACCATCAGGAGCCCTGGTAAAATGATCACTCACCCATCAGAAGAAGCAGAAACAGACTCCACTGCATCGTCGCTCtgttacaaaaaaaagcaatagTTCAAATGTGGTCCACACAGCACCTCTGTACACAGACATGAAATGAGCCTGCAGGTTTGAAACTTTCATCTGGTTCTTCTCTGCTGTTCATGCAGACAGCTCTGCAGTAAATAACCATCTGTACTAACACACACTCTGTACTCAGTATTTGAATTTTAAGATACAGATTTCCCCcctgacacaaagacacagtgtaGATATGAGTTATGAAAGGAATTGTTTACATTAAGCTCTGGAAAAAGGACAGAAACTTCAAACAGTGGACTTTCCAAGAAGCAGAACAAGGAAGTTTCATTCTAATATCTAAATATGACTTCCTTGTTTGTTTGGTGATGCAGGTGCAGGGGAGGGCTGTGACAGCAGAGGTACACATGAACATATATACCTTTATGGGATATATACCTGTTTGATGGACACAAACGTTGTCCATGAAGACAAAAGCAATAGTTCAAATGTGGTCCACacatctgccattctgcaaaaaaacaataacgtggcgcacagtgtgacgtgaataaaggcacatacctttgacgttgcgtgacgaactctgtattcctcatccacatgtaaacgcaaaaaaggagttttaaaaaaatcttagtTTTCGCTGATTCGAAACGCcatttacgtgtgtgtgtggacgaAAAAgcagcgttttcaaaaatacccgtgtaggtgcggacgtaGCGTAACAgagttaatattttattttgttactacctgtaatttattgcagattacttgtgtttgcttaattgtttactaaatgtttgaggtgtgaaataaaccacaatggagaaaatatgggtgtgtgtggttggaggatgtgtgcgtgcgtgtgcgtgcgcgcgcaCACGCACGCGGGGGGCGCAAACATTTTTCttgggggcccagcaaaaaagtttgggaaccattGCATTAAGCTATGGAAAGAAGAAACACTGGACTGTCCAACAAGCAGAAAGAGGAAGTTTCTAATATCCAAATATGACAGCAGAGGTGCACATGGacagaaacataaatatgagtCTGTTGATTTTTGAAAATATAATCATAACGCTGCCTTTACTGATCAATATCGCTGGATCGCTCTGACGCTGACATGATCTTAAAAACCTGTCAAAGACTTTTGTGTGCACTGATGCAGCAGTCACATGTTCaagctgaataattacgcacaccccacttttcagttatttatttgtataaaatgtttggaatcatgtatgattttcgctCCACTTCTCACGTtttcaccactttgtgttggtctttcacgtgtaattccaataacattgattcatgtttgtggctgtaatgttacaaaatgtggaaaagttcaagggggccgaatacttttgcaagccactgtagctcttttcatttttagtaTTTTGCTGGCCAGACTATTTACAGACAtttagaaagaaacaaaacagacagttttttcagctttatacTTAAGTGGAAATTGATATTCAACATGAACAAAATGTAACACAACATCAACtttaaatatgtataaaaagtGTTTTCAGCCTGGGCCACACTGGAGTTTTTTAAATCTCCTGGTCTTTTTTTGTGCGTTGCCACTTCTCCATTCCTGCCTCTCTGCTCcgtgcatcatcatcatcatcaatcaaTCATCAGTTCTTATCTGTGATTGGACTGCGGCTGCTCGTGCTTTCTAATGATGCACAGTAAAGTTTCGTAAAGCTCGTCTTTGAAATGTCTCTCCAGCCCAGTTGGTGGAGGAGCTACGGCATTGCAAAACACTGATGGTAAAACCTAAGCAGAGTTGACTTTTCTCTGTTCAGACAGCAGCAGCCTGTGAACGCTTTGTGCTACCGTAATACCCCAAATATCCCGTAAAGAACAGCTTCTCATCTTTTCAAAGCCATTCACATGTTCTCACTAGCACAAACAATGACGGAGTCACAGTCATTTAAAGAGCGCTTGTGTCAGCGGGCCCATGGTCAAAAAGTAAACTGTAAAGCAGATGTGAGTCCTGAAGGATGACATGCTCCAATCCAGAAGTCTCTATGACAGCGGTCCCTTAACCTTTTCTGCGCCACGGACCCGTTTATGCCTGACAATGttttcatggaccggcctttaaggtgttgcaaATAAATACCACAAAAGAAAACTAGTACCGCTAccgaaaaaagaagatttatttatAACACGTGTTTAAAGACCCatgaaaaccgagttaacaacaaaaacgataacaaaataacactaaaaaccctgaaaaccaaacattttacACCCGAACCTCAACTCtcacggcccggtaccaaacgactcggGGTtgggggaccgctgctctataAGATATTAAGCACAGATGGTAAACTGCAGTCAGACCCTgaatacattttcttcttttggcaCAGATATTGTTTCAGTTATTCTTTGGTGAGCTGACATATTGGCTACATCGTCATCAGTCTGCTAAACACAGGAGGCAGCTGACTTTAAAACATCAGAGAAAACCAGGACCAGGAACAGCCTCAGTGTGTGGGAACCAAGATACGACctggagaaagaagaagagatgaGGACACAGTCACCAACAAACTCTGAAAGCACTTCATGGAAGCTGATTTTAAACTGAGCAATGCTGATGATTCGGAAAAGTTTCATGTTTTAGGGATTGGACAAGGACCAAGAGTTCTCTGAAACCAGCAGAAAACCTGCGTTTGAATGCAGCCAAAAACTAACACTTGTCTGAAAATGTACCGTTTTGTTCTAGAAGTTTGTAAAACTGGCCTTAACCTGCCCAAAAGTGTAAATTTTAAAAcatcaatatattaaaaaaatactgatgTAAACCAGATCCAAACCAGTTTTAGACCCATCATATGTGGTTTGAGATTTTGACATCTCTGAACGGTTTCAGTCTGGTCTGAACTGGTTTCTGGTCTGAACTGGTTTCTGGTCTGAACTGGTTTCTGGTATGAACTGGTCTGTGAGTGAGAGTGGTTCTCTGACCTCGAGCTTTCTGTCTGTAGTAGATGAACCCAGCCAGAGACAAGATCAGACAGAGGATCAGTCCTGAGGCGCCGATGGCCAGCTTGTACCTCTCTATCTTAGGCATGAATGAGGATGAGGAGGGATCTGAGTCACACAGGTGAGAGTCAGACAggtggacagacagacaggtatGTACAGGCGTGAAGATACGAGCAGACAGGTATTTACCCCAATTAGTGATCAGAGGTTTCTCCAGGCTGGCATGCTCCACCACACAGGAGATCTTCTCTCCAGACCTTCAACACAAACATTAGTGACTCTCAGATCTGgactttaaatgtttaaactttagcactattattattatgatgc
The sequence above is a segment of the Oreochromis aureus strain Israel breed Guangdong linkage group 3, ZZ_aureus, whole genome shotgun sequence genome. Coding sequences within it:
- the LOC116329288 gene encoding macrophage mannose receptor 1-like → MQWSLFLLLLMGQCVFITCQLYEYHFIKEQMSWDAARAYCRENYTDLAKVFDLTDMRRLQDSAQSQTEAWIGLYNITGGANRRWHWSLPGEEYTENKTCWGNTEPNDGAYPENCVMTGDKWVDAPCTHTYQFICYDETMKDNKTFHLITDKKTWTQAQNYCRQHHTDLASGLDQIYSEEFKKLQNSTALWIGLFRDSWRWSDGSNFSFRYWDMDSFNDGLNKRTCATTLLERSGRWSSAGCDQRKPFFCYDDELILIRENKTWEEALNYCRQKHHDLVSISNPEEQRSVQEGAKNASTPFVWLGLRYGCAARLWLWVTDYVVCYERWASGGRTEDCDMSAAMTTGGQHEWVSQRKNETFNFICIKH